The Mycobacterium paragordonae genome includes a region encoding these proteins:
- a CDS encoding nuclear transport factor 2 family protein, whose protein sequence is MTPFDDPQAELAWMFLQSMCEGGDLDEGFQLLSDDFTYWTIITREEWNKETMRRVVERRKQVFEINIDLRRCVNEGETVVVEGQVYGATADGTEYDSPFVCIFDTRDGMIVSLREYTDTQAFARVFP, encoded by the coding sequence ATGACGCCTTTCGACGACCCGCAGGCCGAACTGGCGTGGATGTTCCTGCAGAGCATGTGCGAGGGCGGAGACCTCGACGAAGGTTTCCAACTGCTCAGCGATGACTTCACCTACTGGACCATCATCACGCGCGAAGAGTGGAACAAAGAGACCATGCGGCGCGTCGTCGAGCGGCGCAAACAAGTCTTCGAGATCAACATCGATCTGCGGCGCTGCGTCAACGAGGGCGAAACCGTGGTGGTGGAAGGCCAGGTCTACGGCGCGACCGCCGATGGCACCGAGTACGACAGCCCGTTCGTCTGCATCTTCGACACCCGTGACGGGATGATCGTGTCGCTTCGCGAGTACACCGACACCCAGGCCTTCGCGCGCGTGTTTCCCTGA
- a CDS encoding DUF427 domain-containing protein, with protein MSHPEIKEPNAGHPITIEPTQGRVQVRVNGELVADTTAALGLQEATLPLVQYIPMTDVVQERLARTDTSSYCPFKGEASYYSVTTSAGEIVKDVIWTYEQPYPAVAAIAGHVAFYPNKAEITVS; from the coding sequence ATGAGCCATCCGGAAATCAAGGAACCCAATGCGGGTCACCCGATCACGATCGAGCCGACGCAGGGGCGGGTCCAGGTCCGTGTCAACGGAGAACTGGTCGCCGACACCACCGCGGCACTGGGGTTACAAGAGGCCACTTTGCCTCTGGTGCAATACATTCCAATGACAGATGTGGTGCAGGAGCGACTCGCGCGGACGGACACCAGCAGCTACTGTCCGTTCAAGGGTGAGGCCAGCTACTACAGCGTGACGACCTCGGCCGGTGAGATTGTCAAGGACGTCATCTGGACTTACGAGCAGCCGTACCCCGCGGTCGCCGCGATCGCCGGGCACGTGGCGTTCTATCCGAACAAAGCTGAGATAACCGTCAGCTAG